The following proteins are co-located in the Oncorhynchus gorbuscha isolate QuinsamMale2020 ecotype Even-year linkage group LG22, OgorEven_v1.0, whole genome shotgun sequence genome:
- the LOC124009622 gene encoding nucleolin-like isoform X3, whose product MAQSGKGTPSRTSTRQKVGEIGDNKQDENNSEGQTDSPASTEVAAPTPQVIFSTEPDANEDGDKVAPIEDDVTENEEVKDVPACEAEQMDTTPAAEEEAVKVTFESENAIDDASDVEEQTNGNDQAVAVAPVKRKAEDETSPAKKTKCINDFCLFVGNLNTSKEVEEISDALANFFTSHSLLFQAIRVDITKKFAYVDLHTEEDLAKALELDRVKILDQKIRLGKANVKDVTTDEKKAKDAKTLYVKNISFSATKEDLKKVFDTAVEIRFPRGIGRPSKGIAYIEFKTEAIAEKVLEEKQGTDVQGRVIVINFLGEKCKQQKMINAPAEAPPNNELLVTNLAYTAKEDALRKIFLKAVSVRIPQSSGKPRGHAFIQFESVEDAKEAMESSLNKEICGRAIGVKFSQKRPEGDQENSVPSKTLMVRNLAKETSEETLKSSFEGAIEARVTKDKETGESRGFGFVDFESIEVCKAVKEAVVDLQIDGSKVTLIYATPQGERGPRGEGTGFNRSFRGKPGGRGGGRGRGRGGRGGRGGGGGGRRT is encoded by the exons GGAACCCCATCAAGAACATCAACTAGACAGAAAGTTGGAGAGATTGGTGACAACAAACAGGATGAAAATAATTCTG AAGGCCAGACTGATTCTCCAGCATCAACAGAGGTAGCTGCCCCTACTCCACAGGTCATCTTTTCCACAGAACCTGATGCTAATGAGGATGGAGATAAAGTAGCTCCCATTGAAGATGATGTTACAGAGAATGAGGAGGTCAAAGATGTCCCAG CTTGTGAAGCGGAGCAGATGGACACAACTCCTGCTGCTGAGGAGGAAGCTGTTAAGGTCACCTTTGAGTCCGAAAATGCCATCGACGATGCCAGTGATGTTGAAGAGCAGACCAATGGAAATGACCAGG CTGTTGCAGTCGCCCCAGTGAAGAGGAAAGCAGAGGATGAGACTTCTCCAGCTAAGAAAACAAAGTGCATTAATG ATTTTTGTCTTTTTGTTGGTAACTTGAACACATCCAAGGAAGTGGAGGAAATCAGTGATGCCTTGGCCAACTTTTTTACGTCGCATAGTTTGTTATTTCAAGCTATTCGAGTGGACATAACAAA GAAATTTGCATATGTAGACCTTCACACAGAGGAAGACTTGGCAAAAGCCCTTGAGCTGGATAGGGTGAAGATCCTGGACCAGAAGATAAGGCTAGGCAAGGCTAATGTCAAAGATGTCACAACAGACGAAAAAAAAG CTAAAGATGCCAAGACCTTGTACGTCAAAAATATCTCATTCTCGGCAACAAAGGAGGACTTGAAGAAAGTCTTTGACACGGCGGTCGAAATCCGGTTTCCTCGAGGCATTGGCCGACCAAGCAAAGG AATTGCCTACATAGAGTTCAAAACGGAGGCCATTGCTGAGAAAGTGCTGGAGGAGAAGCAGGGGACTGATGTCCAAGGCCGTGTCATCGTTATTAACTTCTTGGGAGAAAAGTgcaaacaacaaaaaatgatcAATGCTCCAG CTGAGGCCCCACCGAATAACGAGCTATTGGTGACAAACCTGGCTTACACTGCAAAAGAGGATGCCCTAAGGAAAATCTTTCTCAAAGCAGTCAGTGTCAGAATACCACAGAGCAGTGGCAAACCAAGAGG TCATGCCTTCATTCAGTTTGAAAGTGTGGAGGATGCCAAAGAAGCCATGGAATCATCGTTAAACAAAGAGATTTGTGGAAGAGCCATCGGAGTAAAGTTCAGCCAGAAGAGGCCAGAAGGTGACCAAGAGAACTCAG TTCCTTCCAAGACGTTGATGGTCAGGAATCTTGCCAAGGAGACGAGCGAGGAGACTTTGAAAAGCTCCTTTGAAGGTGCCATTGAAGCTCGAGTCACTAAAGACAAGGAGACTGGTGAATCTAGAGG GTTTGGCTTTGTGGACTTTGAGAGCATAGAGGTCTGCAAGGCTGTTAAGGAGGCTGTGGTGGACCTTCAGATTGACGGGAGCAAGGTGACCCTGATCTATGCCACGCCCCAGGGCGAACGAGGCCCTCGTGGAGAAGGAACGGGCTTCAACAGGAGCTTCAGAGGGAAACCCGGAGGTCGAGGTGGCGGTCGAGGCAGGGGCAGGGGTGGACGAGGAG gCAGAGGTGGTGGCGGCGGTGGAAGGAGGACTTAA
- the LOC124009622 gene encoding nucleolin-like isoform X2, producing the protein MAQSGKGTPSRTSTRQKVGEIGDNKQDENNSGQTDSPASTEVAAPTPQVIFSTEPDANEDGDKVAPIEDDVTENEEVKDVPACEAEQMDTTPAAEEEAVKVTFESENAIDDASDVEEQTNGNDQAVAVAPVKRKAEDETSPAKKTKCINGDFCLFVGNLNTSKEVEEISDALANFFTSHSLLFQAIRVDITKKFAYVDLHTEEDLAKALELDRVKILDQKIRLGKANVKDVTTDEKKAKDAKTLYVKNISFSATKEDLKKVFDTAVEIRFPRGIGRPSKGIAYIEFKTEAIAEKVLEEKQGTDVQGRVIVINFLGEKCKQQKMINAPAEAPPNNELLVTNLAYTAKEDALRKIFLKAVSVRIPQSSGKPRGHAFIQFESVEDAKEAMESSLNKEICGRAIGVKFSQKRPEGDQENSVPSKTLMVRNLAKETSEETLKSSFEGAIEARVTKDKETGESRGFGFVDFESIEVCKAVKEAVVDLQIDGSKVTLIYATPQGERGPRGEGTGFNRSFRGKPGGRGGGRGRGRGGRGGRGGGGGGRRT; encoded by the exons GGAACCCCATCAAGAACATCAACTAGACAGAAAGTTGGAGAGATTGGTGACAACAAACAGGATGAAAATAATTCTG GCCAGACTGATTCTCCAGCATCAACAGAGGTAGCTGCCCCTACTCCACAGGTCATCTTTTCCACAGAACCTGATGCTAATGAGGATGGAGATAAAGTAGCTCCCATTGAAGATGATGTTACAGAGAATGAGGAGGTCAAAGATGTCCCAG CTTGTGAAGCGGAGCAGATGGACACAACTCCTGCTGCTGAGGAGGAAGCTGTTAAGGTCACCTTTGAGTCCGAAAATGCCATCGACGATGCCAGTGATGTTGAAGAGCAGACCAATGGAAATGACCAGG CTGTTGCAGTCGCCCCAGTGAAGAGGAAAGCAGAGGATGAGACTTCTCCAGCTAAGAAAACAAAGTGCATTAATGGTG ATTTTTGTCTTTTTGTTGGTAACTTGAACACATCCAAGGAAGTGGAGGAAATCAGTGATGCCTTGGCCAACTTTTTTACGTCGCATAGTTTGTTATTTCAAGCTATTCGAGTGGACATAACAAA GAAATTTGCATATGTAGACCTTCACACAGAGGAAGACTTGGCAAAAGCCCTTGAGCTGGATAGGGTGAAGATCCTGGACCAGAAGATAAGGCTAGGCAAGGCTAATGTCAAAGATGTCACAACAGACGAAAAAAAAG CTAAAGATGCCAAGACCTTGTACGTCAAAAATATCTCATTCTCGGCAACAAAGGAGGACTTGAAGAAAGTCTTTGACACGGCGGTCGAAATCCGGTTTCCTCGAGGCATTGGCCGACCAAGCAAAGG AATTGCCTACATAGAGTTCAAAACGGAGGCCATTGCTGAGAAAGTGCTGGAGGAGAAGCAGGGGACTGATGTCCAAGGCCGTGTCATCGTTATTAACTTCTTGGGAGAAAAGTgcaaacaacaaaaaatgatcAATGCTCCAG CTGAGGCCCCACCGAATAACGAGCTATTGGTGACAAACCTGGCTTACACTGCAAAAGAGGATGCCCTAAGGAAAATCTTTCTCAAAGCAGTCAGTGTCAGAATACCACAGAGCAGTGGCAAACCAAGAGG TCATGCCTTCATTCAGTTTGAAAGTGTGGAGGATGCCAAAGAAGCCATGGAATCATCGTTAAACAAAGAGATTTGTGGAAGAGCCATCGGAGTAAAGTTCAGCCAGAAGAGGCCAGAAGGTGACCAAGAGAACTCAG TTCCTTCCAAGACGTTGATGGTCAGGAATCTTGCCAAGGAGACGAGCGAGGAGACTTTGAAAAGCTCCTTTGAAGGTGCCATTGAAGCTCGAGTCACTAAAGACAAGGAGACTGGTGAATCTAGAGG GTTTGGCTTTGTGGACTTTGAGAGCATAGAGGTCTGCAAGGCTGTTAAGGAGGCTGTGGTGGACCTTCAGATTGACGGGAGCAAGGTGACCCTGATCTATGCCACGCCCCAGGGCGAACGAGGCCCTCGTGGAGAAGGAACGGGCTTCAACAGGAGCTTCAGAGGGAAACCCGGAGGTCGAGGTGGCGGTCGAGGCAGGGGCAGGGGTGGACGAGGAG gCAGAGGTGGTGGCGGCGGTGGAAGGAGGACTTAA
- the LOC124009622 gene encoding nucleolin-like isoform X1, whose translation MAQSGKGTPSRTSTRQKVGEIGDNKQDENNSEGQTDSPASTEVAAPTPQVIFSTEPDANEDGDKVAPIEDDVTENEEVKDVPACEAEQMDTTPAAEEEAVKVTFESENAIDDASDVEEQTNGNDQAVAVAPVKRKAEDETSPAKKTKCINGDFCLFVGNLNTSKEVEEISDALANFFTSHSLLFQAIRVDITKKFAYVDLHTEEDLAKALELDRVKILDQKIRLGKANVKDVTTDEKKAKDAKTLYVKNISFSATKEDLKKVFDTAVEIRFPRGIGRPSKGIAYIEFKTEAIAEKVLEEKQGTDVQGRVIVINFLGEKCKQQKMINAPAEAPPNNELLVTNLAYTAKEDALRKIFLKAVSVRIPQSSGKPRGHAFIQFESVEDAKEAMESSLNKEICGRAIGVKFSQKRPEGDQENSVPSKTLMVRNLAKETSEETLKSSFEGAIEARVTKDKETGESRGFGFVDFESIEVCKAVKEAVVDLQIDGSKVTLIYATPQGERGPRGEGTGFNRSFRGKPGGRGGGRGRGRGGRGGRGGGGGGRRT comes from the exons GGAACCCCATCAAGAACATCAACTAGACAGAAAGTTGGAGAGATTGGTGACAACAAACAGGATGAAAATAATTCTG AAGGCCAGACTGATTCTCCAGCATCAACAGAGGTAGCTGCCCCTACTCCACAGGTCATCTTTTCCACAGAACCTGATGCTAATGAGGATGGAGATAAAGTAGCTCCCATTGAAGATGATGTTACAGAGAATGAGGAGGTCAAAGATGTCCCAG CTTGTGAAGCGGAGCAGATGGACACAACTCCTGCTGCTGAGGAGGAAGCTGTTAAGGTCACCTTTGAGTCCGAAAATGCCATCGACGATGCCAGTGATGTTGAAGAGCAGACCAATGGAAATGACCAGG CTGTTGCAGTCGCCCCAGTGAAGAGGAAAGCAGAGGATGAGACTTCTCCAGCTAAGAAAACAAAGTGCATTAATGGTG ATTTTTGTCTTTTTGTTGGTAACTTGAACACATCCAAGGAAGTGGAGGAAATCAGTGATGCCTTGGCCAACTTTTTTACGTCGCATAGTTTGTTATTTCAAGCTATTCGAGTGGACATAACAAA GAAATTTGCATATGTAGACCTTCACACAGAGGAAGACTTGGCAAAAGCCCTTGAGCTGGATAGGGTGAAGATCCTGGACCAGAAGATAAGGCTAGGCAAGGCTAATGTCAAAGATGTCACAACAGACGAAAAAAAAG CTAAAGATGCCAAGACCTTGTACGTCAAAAATATCTCATTCTCGGCAACAAAGGAGGACTTGAAGAAAGTCTTTGACACGGCGGTCGAAATCCGGTTTCCTCGAGGCATTGGCCGACCAAGCAAAGG AATTGCCTACATAGAGTTCAAAACGGAGGCCATTGCTGAGAAAGTGCTGGAGGAGAAGCAGGGGACTGATGTCCAAGGCCGTGTCATCGTTATTAACTTCTTGGGAGAAAAGTgcaaacaacaaaaaatgatcAATGCTCCAG CTGAGGCCCCACCGAATAACGAGCTATTGGTGACAAACCTGGCTTACACTGCAAAAGAGGATGCCCTAAGGAAAATCTTTCTCAAAGCAGTCAGTGTCAGAATACCACAGAGCAGTGGCAAACCAAGAGG TCATGCCTTCATTCAGTTTGAAAGTGTGGAGGATGCCAAAGAAGCCATGGAATCATCGTTAAACAAAGAGATTTGTGGAAGAGCCATCGGAGTAAAGTTCAGCCAGAAGAGGCCAGAAGGTGACCAAGAGAACTCAG TTCCTTCCAAGACGTTGATGGTCAGGAATCTTGCCAAGGAGACGAGCGAGGAGACTTTGAAAAGCTCCTTTGAAGGTGCCATTGAAGCTCGAGTCACTAAAGACAAGGAGACTGGTGAATCTAGAGG GTTTGGCTTTGTGGACTTTGAGAGCATAGAGGTCTGCAAGGCTGTTAAGGAGGCTGTGGTGGACCTTCAGATTGACGGGAGCAAGGTGACCCTGATCTATGCCACGCCCCAGGGCGAACGAGGCCCTCGTGGAGAAGGAACGGGCTTCAACAGGAGCTTCAGAGGGAAACCCGGAGGTCGAGGTGGCGGTCGAGGCAGGGGCAGGGGTGGACGAGGAG gCAGAGGTGGTGGCGGCGGTGGAAGGAGGACTTAA